Genomic DNA from Marnyiella aurantia:
AGGTACCTTTATATTCTCATTCAGTATTTATCTGCTCAGCATGAGTGAGGCCTGGAATATGAATTTTAAATTCCTGGGACCCATAACCCCAATTGGAGGTTTGATGATGATTATATCCTGGGCAATGCTGATCTATTATTTTCTGAAAAACCGGGTGTAAATTGTTCATGAGTGCACGGAATGATTATTGACTGCCTTTTAACATGTATAAAAAACGCATTCTGATTCTTGAACCGAAAATACATGTATCCAAAGTATTGGAATCGATTTTAAAGGATGAAGGATATCAATGCAAGACCCGGACTACTACTCACAATCTGCCGGATTTATTGGCAGAATTCCAACCGAATGCAATATTGATAGCCAGACAAATTCCTCCTATGGGAGTGATAAGTGCCATAGAATATATTCGCCAAAGTCCATATGGCAGGCATGCCGCAGTAATTTATATGACAGGTTCGGGTCAATCTATTGCCGAAGCAACATCAGCAGGAGCTAATATCACATTAGCGAAACCACTTGACCTTACCAAGTTTCTGTTTACTTTGGAAAATTTTACAAATTTAAACTGAACCAGCATGTTTTTCATCTTCGGACTGAACAGGAAACCGGTAGGCAAGGAAACACGCAATGTCCGCAAGAATGGCTTTGATGTAAAGGCCATTATTACCGTTTATAAACTGTATATAGAGTTATTTTTCATCCCGCTCATTCCATTAGGCAAGAGGTACAGCATTTACATTCCGCATAGTGATGAATATTATGAGCAGGGCTTCCGCTCCAAAATTCCCGATGAGTACCTGGAGATATGTAAGGATGTGGGCAGGTTGTACTGATGACGCAACGACATGAATAAGGCCCCGCGCCCCGGATTGAACGGCCTGTCTGAGCTCTTTTTGTTAGCTCCGGCCCGAGCGGAGGCGCAAAAAAGCGAGTAGTGAAAGCCGGAATTGGCGCCCAAAGATTACTAAACTGCTGCAGAATTTATTGCGAACTTAAAAGCAATTACCAAATGAAGTTTCGCTGTATAAAAAACTTAGCGTTTTAAGGCTTTCTACTTAGTGCTTTTTTCTTAAATTTGTAAATCCTTAAAAAAATAATAAATTTAATTCAATACTATGAATCTTCACGAGTATCAGTCCAAAGAGATTTTAGCAAAATACGGCGTTAACATTCAGCGCGGTTTTATCGCCAATAATGTAGAGGAGGCAGTAGATGCAGCCAACAAATTAAAAGAAATGACCGGAGGTGCCGAAGGTTGGGTGGTAAAAGCGCAGGTTCACGCAGGTGGCCGTGGTAAAGGCGGCGGTGTAAAATTCTCTCCAAACGTTGAAAAACTGAAGGAAAACGCACAGAGCATTATTGGTATGCAGTTGGTTACTCCACAAACTTCCGCAGAAGGTAAGAAAGTGAATTTCGTACTTGTAGCTGAAGATGTATATTATCCTGGAGCATCTGAAACTAAAGAATTTTACGTTTCTATCCTTCTGGACAGAGCATTAGGGAAAAACACGGTAGTATATTCCACAGAAGGTGGTATGGACATCGAGCATGTAGCCGAGGTAACTCCACACCTTATCCATAAAGAAGTGATTGATCCTGCATTGGGTCTTCAGGGTTTTCAGGCACGTAAGATTGCCTTCAACCTTGGACTTAGCGGCAACGCATTCAAAGAATTCACGAAGTTCATCACCAGCCTGTACAACGCCTATGTAGGTATTGATGCTTCACTTTTCGAAATCAACCCTGTTCTTAAGACATCTGACGATAAAATCATTGCTGTTGATGCTAAAGTAACCCTGGACGGTAACGGACTTTTCCGTCACAAAGACCTGGAAGCACTTAGAGATACACGTGAGGAAGATCCAACAGATGTTGAAGCTGGCGATGCCGGACTTAACTTTGTAAAACTTGACGGCGATGTTGCCTGTATGGTAAACGGTGCCGGTCTTGCAATGGCTACCATGGACATCATTAAACTGTCCGGAGGTAATCCTGCGAACTTCCTGGACGTTGGTGGTACAGCTGATGCTGAAAGAGTACAGAAAGCTTTCGGAATCATACTTAAAGATCCAAACGTAAAAGCGATCCTTATCAACATCTTTGGAGGTATCGTACGTTGTGACCGTGTAGCACAGGGTGTTGTAGATGCTTACAAAGCAATGGGCAGCCTTCCGGTTCCGTTGATCGTAAGACTGCAGGGAACCAACGCTGTAGAAGCAAAACAGCTGATTGACAATTCCGGATTACCCGTACATTCTGCAATCACTTTGGAAGAAGCAGCAAACAAGGTAAAAGAAGTTCTGGCAAACTAAGACTTCAGGCTTTAAAATATTTCAGACAGCTTTCTTACGGAAGCTGTCTTTTTTTGCCTGCCAGTAGCCGGAGATTTTTTCATACCAGATTTTCTAATCTCGAAGTTGGTTTATCTATGAAAACTTCGGCGATTACCTATGAAAATGAGATTAGTAGCATATCTGAAAGGGCGGCTGGTTCTTTGCCATAAATTTCGTAAATTTGCCGTTCGTAACGACTGTATTTATGACAGACTATAAAATAAAGAAAATAGCAGTTCTAACCTCCGGTGGCGATGCCCCGGGAATGAACGCAGCCATTCGTGCAGTCGTGCGGACCTCCAACTATTTCGGATTGGAATGCTATGGAATCCGCGAAGGTTTTAACGGACTTATCGACGGAAACATCACCAAAATGGGTCCGCGATCTGTGAGCAATATCATCAACCTCGGCGGCACCATACTGAGATCAGCCAGATCCGAAGACTTCAGGACTGAGGAAGGCAGGAAAAAAGCTTTTGAACAGTGCCAAAGCAACGGCATCGATGCTTTGGTATGCATAGGCGGCGACGGAACCTTTACAGGAGCGAAAATCTTTAACGAAGAATTCGGCATACAGACAATTGGCGTACCGGGAACTATAGATAATGATATTTTTGGCACCGATACGACCATAGGTTACGACACCGCTCTCAACACAGCGATGGATGCTATAGATAAGATTCGCGACACCGCTACCTCACACAACAGGATATTCTTCGTTGAGGTTATGGGACGCGACGCCGGTTTTATCGCCCTGAATTCCGGTATTGCAACCGGTGCGGTAGACATCCTGATTCCTGAGCAGAAAGACAGTATGGAGGAACTTTTCGACACTTTTGACAAAGCTGCCAAACGCGGTAAGAACTCGAGTGTGGTTGTAGTGGCCGAAGGTGAAAAACTTGGAAATGTTTACGACCTGTCCGAGCAGACCAAAAAAAAATACCCCAATTATGATATCCGTATTGCCGTTTTGGGTCATATACAGCGCGGCGGATCACCAAGCTGCGCCGACCGTGTGCTGGCCAGCCGCCTGGGCTATGGTGCAGTAACAGGACTTATGGAAGGACGTAACAATGTAATGGCCGGCATGAGATCCAACAAACTGGTCTTCACCCCAATTGAAGAAGCTATTAAAAAACACAATACCATTAACAAGGACCTGCTTAAGATATCAGAAATCCTGGCACTTTAGTGAGAAAGGTTCCTAGGTGGAAATCAATGAAAAATCATTAATTATAAATCTAATAAATTATGTCAACAATCAAAGTAGGAATCAACGGATTCGGTAGAATTGGCCGTCTGGTCTTCAGAGCAATGACCGAAAGAGACAACATCGAAGTTGTAGGGATCAATGACCTTATCGATGCTGAGTATATGGCGTATATGCTGAAGTATGATTCTGTACACGGCGAGTTTAAAGGTGACGTTTCCACAGAAGGAAATGACCTTATCGTAAACGGTAAAAAAATCCGAGTAACTGCTGAAAAAGACCCTAACAACCTGAAGTGGAATGAAATCGGTGCTGAATATATCGTTGAATCTACAGGTTTGTTCCTTAGCAAAGACTCTGCACAGGCTCACATCAATGCGGGTGCAAAGAAAGTAATCCTTTCCGCTCCATCTAAAGACGACACGCCGATGTTCGTAATGGGTGTAAACCACATGGACCTTACAGATGATATTAAAATCTTCTCCAATGCTTCCTGTACTACCAACTGTCTTGCGCCACTTGCGAAAGTAATGCATGACAACTTCGGTATTGTTGAAGGTCTTATGACAACTGTTCATGCTACCACTGCAACGCAGAAAACTGTAGACGGACCTTCTGTTAAAGACTGGAGAGGCGGACGTTCTGCACTTAACAACATTATCCCATCCTCTACAGGTGCTGCAAAAGCCGTAGGAAAAGTAATTCCTGAACTGAACGGTAAACTTACAGGTATGTCCTTCCGTGTACCAACGGCCGACGTTTCCGTAGTTGACCTTACAGTGAGACTGGAAAAAGCTACTTCTTACGAAGAGATCTGTGCAGCAATGAAAAAAGCTTCTGAAGGTGAACTCAAAGGAATCCTAGGTTATACTGAAGATGCAGTGGTATCTCAGGATTTCGTAGGCGAAAAGAGAACCTCTGTATTCGACAAGGATGCCGGAATCATGCTTTCTCCAAACTTCGTGAAAGTAGTTTCCTGGTATGACAACGAAATGGGCTACTCCAACAAACTGGTAGATATGCTTGCACACTCAGCTTCTTTGTAAGTACGAGACTATAAATAAGAAATAAACCGCTCCATTGGGGCGGTTTATTTTGCATTTTAGTGAAATAAAAGTATGCTGAGAGAATCACCAATCAGTAACCGTGCAGGTTGATACCGTCTGTGCGTTTCATTTCAATTCTTTTCCCCATCTTTTTCTGGATCACACGGAAATGCGGAAGATCGTCATCCGTCACCAGCGTTATGGCAGTTCCCGACTCGTTTGCACGTCCCGTCCTGCCAATCCGGTGAACATAATCCAGCGGCGACCGCGGCAATTCGTAATTGATAACGACCTCCAGTGATTCAATGTGAATCCCACGTCCAATAAGATCGGTTGCCACCAAAATCCGGGTTTCACCCTCCTTAAAATCCTGGAGATTTCCCGACCTTGAGCCCTGGGATTTTTTCCCGTGAACTGCCGTAGCCGGAATATTATTCTTCTTGAGTTTTTCTGCAAGATGATCGGCAGACCTTGAAGATGACGCGAAGACCAAGGCCTGTTTAATATCCTGTTCCTTGATCAGATACCTTAAAAAAGGACCCTTAGTTTCCGCAGTCACATGGTACGCAATCTGGGTAATTTTATCGAGGTCAACTTCGTTCTGTTTAATTTCAACCACTACCGGATCAATTGTTAAACGGCTTTTAATTTCTTCAACCTTATCGTTCAATGTTGCTGAAAACAGCACCGTTTGCTTTGTGGCAGGCATCATTGAAAAAAGTCTGTTCATTTCTTCTTCAAAGCCCAGTTGGAACATCTTGTCGGCTTCATCAATGACCAAATGGGAAATTTGTGAAATGCTTAAAGCTTTGTTATCAATCAGGTCCAGCAGTCGTCCCGGAGTTGCCACCAAAACTTCCACCCCAAACATCCCTTTCATTTGTGGATTGATGGAAACACCGCCATAAACTGCCATTGTTCTGATTTCCCGCTTTAAATTATCAGTAAACGCTCTGAAAACCTCATCAATCTGAATCACCAGCTCACGCGTTGGAGCCAATACCAGCACCTGAATATTGCGGTCTTTCTTTACCTCTTCATTCTGTAACTTATCCAAAATAGGCATGACAAAACAAGCCGTTTTTCCGGAACCTGTCTGTGCGATTCCCATGAGGTCTTTACCCGACAAAATAACAGGAACCGTTTGTTCCTGTATGAGGAAGGGTTTTAGAAAACCCAACTTTCTGACTGATTTTATGATGTTGTGCGATAAGCCCAAAGATTCAAAAGACATAGAATATATATTTCAGCAAAGATAATCTATTGCACAGGAAACATCACTTCACGCAGACCGCCGTTCTGACGCAATAATGAGAAACACGGCAGGTAATCCGTAACTTTGGTGGCGCAGAGATTGCTGCTCTGATTCTATTTTGAACGCAAACTCACAGAACATCTTCAAAATGAAGGCACGACCTCGATTTTACAGCGCACCGCATTTCAAAACTTTCTGGGAAGAAGGCAACGGGAAAGACCTCCTGGACTGGTCCCGCGCAACGCCCGATATGAACCAATTTAATCAATACGCCCATCTCTACCATGAAGTGGATTCCCTTGGAGACGCCGCGGTGCAGGAAACCTATCTTAAGCTGCCCTATCACGAAGCCTCGGCGCTGGTGGAAAAATATTCAGCATCACCGGTTTCTCCGGCTGAGGAAGCACCGGCTAACCTTAAGCAGCTGTTTCTACAGATGCAGGAAGTTCCGGAATGGTTTAACGCGGATTTGGCGAATGCCGGCGCACGGTTCTGTATGCGCACGGGAACCAACGGGCTTATCATCTTACGGGATTTCACGCTTATGGGCGGGTACGATTTCGCTTTCCTCAACAAACCTTTGGTATTTACGGGTGCACTGAAACGCGGTGCAGTAAAACGCTTAAAGGACACCCTGGAATTTTGGGTTAATGTAACGCGGGAAAATGCGATGCAAACAAATTCGGAGGCATACAGACTCATTGTAAGAACACGGCTGCTGCACGCTTATGCACGGCTGAAGATCCGCCAGAAAAGTGACGACTGGGATTATGAAAACTGGGGCACGCCGATTAATATGTGGGATATGGTGGCTACCTATACAGGCTTCAGTCTTGTATTTATGCAGGGTTTAAGAAAGTTGGGCATCACCATAAGCGACGACGAGGAAAAGGGTGTTTTCCATCTCTGGAAATATATTGGGTACCTGTTGGGCATTCCGGCGGATTATATGCCGGATGACAAGAAAGATGCTGTGGAGCGCTTTTATCTTTGGACAGCTACTCAGGGTGCCGGCGATAAAGATTCGGCCTATCTGGCGAAAGCGCTTTTGGATGAAAATCTGGAATCTACCATTCTCAGATATGATTTCCAGCGTAAGAATCTGCGCTATCTGCACATCTGCTGTAACTGGTATTTACTGGACGAAGATATTAACGAAAGACTTCATATTCCTAAAGTTCCCCTGCCGAATGTTTTCCCTTCAATAATAAGAAGTGCAAATGCCCTTACCCAAAAAATATTCCCTCTCCACAGACCAAAAAGCTACCGGAAACTGGTGGATCTGGGCCATAAACAACAGATGAAAGTGCTTGATGATTACCTGACATATACGCCTAAAGATTTTCACTATTAAAGCACTTTTTTAGCAAAAACATTTTAAGAAAAAGAGCGGAAAATTCCGTATTTTTGAACAAATAAATATTACAGATGAGCAGCATAGAAGATAAGAAAAAAGCACTCTCATTAGTGCTGGATAAATTAGATAAAACATACGGAAAAGGCACCGTAATGACTCTGGGTGACGCATCTGTGGATGATTCCATTGAGGTAATTCCTTCAGGTTCACTGGGTCTGGATCTGGCATTAGGTGTAGGCGGTTATCCGCGTGGCAGGGTAATCGAGATCTATGGTCCGGAATCATCGGGTAAGACTACCCTGACGCTTCATGCCATCGCAGAAGCTCAAAAGGCAGGCGGTATTGCAGCGTTTATCGATGCCGAGCATGCCTTCGACAGGCATTATGCTTCCAAGCTTGGTATCAACCTGGACGACCTTATTATTTCTCAGCCGGACAACGGTGAGCAGGCACTTGAAATCGCCGACAACCTGATCCGTTCAGGCGCGATTGACATTGTAGTTATTGACTCTGTGGCAGCATTGACTCCTAAAGCTGAAATTGAAGGCGAAATGGGTGACTCCAAGATGGGTCTGCACGCACGTCTGATGTCTCAGGCTTTACGTAAACTTACAGCTACGATTTCCCGTACAAAATGTACGGTAATTTTCATTAATCAGCTGAGAGAAAAAATCGGTGTAATGTTCGGAAATCCCGAAACTACTACCGGTGGTAACGCCCTTAAGTTTTATGCATCCGTACGGATCGACATCAGAAAGGCCAGCGCACCAATCAAGACCGGTGACGAAGCTGTAGGAAGCCGTGTAAAGGTGAAGATTGTCAAAAACAAAGTAGCACCTCCGTTCAAGATGGCAGAATTCGACATTATGTATGGCGAAGGTGTTTCCAAAGTGGGAGAAATCCTGGACATGGCTGTGGAAACCGGAATCGTTAAGAAAAGCGGATCATGGTTCAGTTATGACGAAACAAAACTTGGTCAGGGCCGTGATGCGGTTCGCGATATGCTGAAGGACAATCCGGAACTTGCGGAAGAACTGGAAGCAAAAATCAAAGAGGAGATTAAAAACAAATAATATCTTCACAAGTTACAGAGCAGCCTTCAGGCTGCTTTTTTTTGCTTTATTACATAAGTGCCAAAATGTCAGGAATAGCTTCTTGGTACTTAATTTGAAAAAATCAGATCAACAAAAATTAAATAATTATGACTAAAGGAAATATCAATGTGTCGGTGGACAATATTTTCCCACTGATAAAAAAGTTTCTCTACAGTGACCACGAAATATTCCTGCGTGAGCTCATTTCCAACGCTACGGATGCAACATTGAAACTGAAGCACCTGATCAACATTGGTGATGCGAAAACAGAATATGGCAATCCTACTATTGAAGTAAGGATAGATAAAGAAAATAAAAAGCTCCACATCACTGACCAGGGTCTGGGAATGACCGCTGAGGAGGTTGAAAAATACATTAACCAGGTAGCATTTTCAGGTGCCGAGGAGTTCCTGGAGAAATATAAAGACTCTGCCAAAGATTCTGGTATCATCGGTCACTTTGGACTTGGATTTTACTCTGCATTTATGGTTGCTGAAAAAGTAGAGATACTTACAAAATCCTATAAAGAAGGAGAATCTGGCGTTAGATGGACCTGCGACGGCAGCCCGGAATTTACTTTGGAAGAAACTTCTGAAAAAACCGACCGCGGTACCGAAATCATCCTTCATATAGCCGAAGATTCCACAGAATTCCTGGAGGAATCCAGAATCCGTGAACTGCTTCTGAAATACAACAAGTTCATGCCTGTTCCGATTAAGTTCGGGACCAGAACAGAAACCCTTCCTTTGCCCGATGATGCAGCTGAAGATGCAAAGCCGGAAACTCAGGAGGTAGATAATATCATCAACAATCCTACTCCTGCCTGGACTAAAGCACCAGCGGAACTGAAGGACGAAGACTATAAGAATTTCTACCGCGAACTGTACCCGATGCAGTTTGAAGACCCACTCTTCCATATTCACCTGAATGTTGATTATCCTTTCAACCTTACCGGTATCCTGTTCTTCCCGAAACTGGCCAACAACCTGAATATCGAAAAAGATAAGATCCAGCTTTATCAGAATCAGGTATTTGTAACTGACGAGGTGAAAGGCATTGTTCCCGACTTCCTGATGTTGCTGCGAGGGGTAATAGACTCCCCGGACATTCCGCTGAATGTTTCCCGTTCTTACCTGCAGGCAGATGGTGCCGTGAAGAAAATCTCATCCTATATCACGAAGAAAGTTGGGGATAAGATGGCTTCGCTTATCAACGAAAACCGCGAAGATTACGAGTCCAAATGGAACGACATCAAAGTAGTCATTGAATATGGAATGATTTCCGAGGACAAATTCTACGACAAATCAGACAAATTTGCGCTGTATCCGAATGTAGAAGGCAAATATTTCCTTTGGAATGAACTTGAAGAAAAGATCAAGGCCAACCAGACCGATAAGGACGGCAATCTGATTATTCTGTACACGAGCAATGAACATGACCAGCACAGTTACGTTCAGGCAGCAGAGGATAAAGGGTATGAGGTTCTATTACTGGACTCTCCTATAGTACCGCACCTAATCCAGAAACTGGAATCATCGAAAGAAAAAATCCGTTTTGCACGGGTTGATGCAGACCACATCAACAATCTGATCAAGAAAGACGAGCCGGTAATTTCAAAACTGAACGAAACTGAAAAGGAAACACTCAAAAACACCGTTGAAGAAGGCATTTCAGACTCCAAATTTACCGTACAGCTGGAGGATATGGAAAGTACCGATGCGCCATTCATCATCACTCAACCGGAATTTATGCGCCGTATGAAAGACATGCAGGCTACAGGTGGTGGCGGTATGTTCGGTATGGGCGGCTTCCCGGAAATGTATAACTTGGTGGTGAATACCAACAGCGAACTTGCGGGTAAACTGTTAACTGCCGAAGACGCTGACGAAAAAAATGCGCAGATCAAACACGCTTTAGACTTGGCAAAACTGTCGCAGAATCTGCTGAAAGGCAAGGAACTCACTGAGTTTATTCAGAGAAGCTATAAGGAACTGGCGAAATAAACTGAAAATATTATCAGGATACCGTTTCGGCGGCGGCTTCGCCGCCGCCGAAACTTTTTTCAAACCTTTTAAATCTGCAGGATGTTATAATTCTTCTATCGGATTCCAAAATACCTTCCTGAAATCCTTAATCCTGTTACCCACTACCTCAATGCCTTCCGCAGCAAGCTTATCCGAAAATTCCGCTAAACAGCCGGCCGTGATCTGACCAGAAGAATTGCAGACACGGTGCGCCGGAAAATCTTCATCATAATGCCGAAGTGCGTTGCCTACATGCCTGGCATGGTTTGGATACCCAACTGCCCTGGCTACGGCTCCGTAACTGGTTACCCGACCCAGCGGAATAAGCCGGATTATTTCAAAAACCTGCTGACGGAAAGTCTCATCCATACATCAAATTTAAGATTTTATAAATCCTTATCTTTGCATAAAAGTAAAGAAACATGAACAAACCGATTACCGAATTTATAGAAAAATATTATCTCCATTTTAATTCAGCCGCATTGGTTGATGCTTCCAAAGGATATGTTGCCCATTTGAAAGACGG
This window encodes:
- the gap gene encoding type I glyceraldehyde-3-phosphate dehydrogenase — its product is MSTIKVGINGFGRIGRLVFRAMTERDNIEVVGINDLIDAEYMAYMLKYDSVHGEFKGDVSTEGNDLIVNGKKIRVTAEKDPNNLKWNEIGAEYIVESTGLFLSKDSAQAHINAGAKKVILSAPSKDDTPMFVMGVNHMDLTDDIKIFSNASCTTNCLAPLAKVMHDNFGIVEGLMTTVHATTATQKTVDGPSVKDWRGGRSALNNIIPSSTGAAKAVGKVIPELNGKLTGMSFRVPTADVSVVDLTVRLEKATSYEEICAAMKKASEGELKGILGYTEDAVVSQDFVGEKRTSVFDKDAGIMLSPNFVKVVSWYDNEMGYSNKLVDMLAHSASL
- the sucC gene encoding ADP-forming succinate--CoA ligase subunit beta, which translates into the protein MNLHEYQSKEILAKYGVNIQRGFIANNVEEAVDAANKLKEMTGGAEGWVVKAQVHAGGRGKGGGVKFSPNVEKLKENAQSIIGMQLVTPQTSAEGKKVNFVLVAEDVYYPGASETKEFYVSILLDRALGKNTVVYSTEGGMDIEHVAEVTPHLIHKEVIDPALGLQGFQARKIAFNLGLSGNAFKEFTKFITSLYNAYVGIDASLFEINPVLKTSDDKIIAVDAKVTLDGNGLFRHKDLEALRDTREEDPTDVEAGDAGLNFVKLDGDVACMVNGAGLAMATMDIIKLSGGNPANFLDVGGTADAERVQKAFGIILKDPNVKAILINIFGGIVRCDRVAQGVVDAYKAMGSLPVPLIVRLQGTNAVEAKQLIDNSGLPVHSAITLEEAANKVKEVLAN
- a CDS encoding oxygenase MpaB family protein yields the protein MKARPRFYSAPHFKTFWEEGNGKDLLDWSRATPDMNQFNQYAHLYHEVDSLGDAAVQETYLKLPYHEASALVEKYSASPVSPAEEAPANLKQLFLQMQEVPEWFNADLANAGARFCMRTGTNGLIILRDFTLMGGYDFAFLNKPLVFTGALKRGAVKRLKDTLEFWVNVTRENAMQTNSEAYRLIVRTRLLHAYARLKIRQKSDDWDYENWGTPINMWDMVATYTGFSLVFMQGLRKLGITISDDEEKGVFHLWKYIGYLLGIPADYMPDDKKDAVERFYLWTATQGAGDKDSAYLAKALLDENLESTILRYDFQRKNLRYLHICCNWYLLDEDINERLHIPKVPLPNVFPSIIRSANALTQKIFPLHRPKSYRKLVDLGHKQQMKVLDDYLTYTPKDFHY
- a CDS encoding DEAD/DEAH box helicase, producing MSFESLGLSHNIIKSVRKLGFLKPFLIQEQTVPVILSGKDLMGIAQTGSGKTACFVMPILDKLQNEEVKKDRNIQVLVLAPTRELVIQIDEVFRAFTDNLKREIRTMAVYGGVSINPQMKGMFGVEVLVATPGRLLDLIDNKALSISQISHLVIDEADKMFQLGFEEEMNRLFSMMPATKQTVLFSATLNDKVEEIKSRLTIDPVVVEIKQNEVDLDKITQIAYHVTAETKGPFLRYLIKEQDIKQALVFASSSRSADHLAEKLKKNNIPATAVHGKKSQGSRSGNLQDFKEGETRILVATDLIGRGIHIESLEVVINYELPRSPLDYVHRIGRTGRANESGTAITLVTDDDLPHFRVIQKKMGKRIEMKRTDGINLHGY
- the recA gene encoding recombinase RecA — encoded protein: MSSIEDKKKALSLVLDKLDKTYGKGTVMTLGDASVDDSIEVIPSGSLGLDLALGVGGYPRGRVIEIYGPESSGKTTLTLHAIAEAQKAGGIAAFIDAEHAFDRHYASKLGINLDDLIISQPDNGEQALEIADNLIRSGAIDIVVIDSVAALTPKAEIEGEMGDSKMGLHARLMSQALRKLTATISRTKCTVIFINQLREKIGVMFGNPETTTGGNALKFYASVRIDIRKASAPIKTGDEAVGSRVKVKIVKNKVAPPFKMAEFDIMYGEGVSKVGEILDMAVETGIVKKSGSWFSYDETKLGQGRDAVRDMLKDNPELAEELEAKIKEEIKNK
- the pfkA gene encoding 6-phosphofructokinase, which gives rise to MTDYKIKKIAVLTSGGDAPGMNAAIRAVVRTSNYFGLECYGIREGFNGLIDGNITKMGPRSVSNIINLGGTILRSARSEDFRTEEGRKKAFEQCQSNGIDALVCIGGDGTFTGAKIFNEEFGIQTIGVPGTIDNDIFGTDTTIGYDTALNTAMDAIDKIRDTATSHNRIFFVEVMGRDAGFIALNSGIATGAVDILIPEQKDSMEELFDTFDKAAKRGKNSSVVVVAEGEKLGNVYDLSEQTKKKYPNYDIRIAVLGHIQRGGSPSCADRVLASRLGYGAVTGLMEGRNNVMAGMRSNKLVFTPIEEAIKKHNTINKDLLKISEILAL
- the htpG gene encoding molecular chaperone HtpG codes for the protein MTKGNINVSVDNIFPLIKKFLYSDHEIFLRELISNATDATLKLKHLINIGDAKTEYGNPTIEVRIDKENKKLHITDQGLGMTAEEVEKYINQVAFSGAEEFLEKYKDSAKDSGIIGHFGLGFYSAFMVAEKVEILTKSYKEGESGVRWTCDGSPEFTLEETSEKTDRGTEIILHIAEDSTEFLEESRIRELLLKYNKFMPVPIKFGTRTETLPLPDDAAEDAKPETQEVDNIINNPTPAWTKAPAELKDEDYKNFYRELYPMQFEDPLFHIHLNVDYPFNLTGILFFPKLANNLNIEKDKIQLYQNQVFVTDEVKGIVPDFLMLLRGVIDSPDIPLNVSRSYLQADGAVKKISSYITKKVGDKMASLINENREDYESKWNDIKVVIEYGMISEDKFYDKSDKFALYPNVEGKYFLWNELEEKIKANQTDKDGNLIILYTSNEHDQHSYVQAAEDKGYEVLLLDSPIVPHLIQKLESSKEKIRFARVDADHINNLIKKDEPVISKLNETEKETLKNTVEEGISDSKFTVQLEDMESTDAPFIITQPEFMRRMKDMQATGGGGMFGMGGFPEMYNLVVNTNSELAGKLLTAEDADEKNAQIKHALDLAKLSQNLLKGKELTEFIQRSYKELAK
- a CDS encoding MGMT family protein; protein product: MDETFRQQVFEIIRLIPLGRVTSYGAVARAVGYPNHARHVGNALRHYDEDFPAHRVCNSSGQITAGCLAEFSDKLAAEGIEVVGNRIKDFRKVFWNPIEEL
- a CDS encoding response regulator, which codes for MYKKRILILEPKIHVSKVLESILKDEGYQCKTRTTTHNLPDLLAEFQPNAILIARQIPPMGVISAIEYIRQSPYGRHAAVIYMTGSGQSIAEATSAGANITLAKPLDLTKFLFTLENFTNLN